From a region of the Streptomyces venezuelae genome:
- a CDS encoding ABC transporter permease, with protein sequence MTTTAAPPQAPASTEPPVHRASLRKRLVPYWLLLPGILWLLVFFVLPMVYQASTSVQTGSLEEGFQVTWHFGTYWDAFTEYYPQFLRSLLYAGTATALCLLLGYPLAYLIAFKAGRWRNLLLVLVIAPFFTSFLIRTLAWKTILADGGPVVGVLNSVGFLDVTSWLGMTEGDRVLATPLAVVCGLTYNFLPFMILPLYSSLERIDTRLHEAAGDLYARPATVFRKVTFPLSMPGVVSGTLLTFIPASGDYVNAELLGSTDTRMIGNVIQSQYLRILDYPTAAALSFILMAIVLIMVTIYIRRAGTEDLV encoded by the coding sequence ATGACGACCACCGCGGCGCCGCCCCAGGCGCCCGCCTCCACCGAACCCCCGGTGCACAGGGCGTCCCTGCGCAAGCGGCTGGTCCCGTACTGGCTGCTGCTCCCCGGCATCCTGTGGCTGCTGGTGTTCTTCGTACTGCCGATGGTCTACCAGGCCTCCACCTCCGTGCAGACCGGCTCCCTCGAAGAGGGCTTCCAGGTCACCTGGCACTTCGGGACCTACTGGGACGCCTTCACCGAGTACTACCCGCAGTTCCTGCGCTCCCTGCTCTACGCGGGCACCGCGACCGCGCTGTGCCTGCTGCTCGGGTACCCGCTGGCCTACCTGATCGCCTTCAAGGCCGGCCGCTGGCGCAACCTGCTCCTCGTCCTGGTCATCGCCCCGTTCTTCACCAGCTTCCTGATCCGCACGCTGGCCTGGAAGACGATCCTGGCCGACGGCGGCCCGGTGGTGGGCGTCCTCAACAGCGTCGGCTTCCTCGACGTCACCAGCTGGCTCGGGATGACCGAGGGGGACCGGGTGCTGGCCACGCCGCTCGCGGTGGTCTGCGGTCTGACGTACAACTTCCTCCCGTTCATGATCCTGCCGCTGTACTCCTCCCTGGAGCGCATCGACACCCGCCTCCACGAGGCGGCCGGGGACCTGTACGCCCGCCCCGCCACCGTCTTCCGGAAGGTGACCTTCCCGCTCTCGATGCCGGGCGTGGTCTCCGGGACCCTGCTCACCTTCATCCCGGCGAGCGGCGACTACGTGAACGCCGAGCTGCTCGGCTCCACGGACACCCGGATGATCGGCAACGTCATCCAGTCGCAGTACCTGCGGATCCTCGACTACCCGACGGCGGCCGCGCTGTCCTTCATTCTCATGGCCATCGTGCTGATCATGGTGACCATCTACATCCGCCGAGCGGGGACGGAGGACCTGGTCTGA
- a CDS encoding NADAR family protein produces MEMMDELIKQVSRGERVKYLPFWGHRPQPDGRLGPSCLSQWWPASFTVGDVRYATAEHWMMAGKARLFGDAEAERAAVEAKSPAEAKKVGRLVRGFDDAIWVRERFALVVEGSVHKFGSDPALRGYLLGTGSRVLVEASPMDRIWGIGLAADDERALDPARWRGLNLLGFALMEARERLREADGAGPA; encoded by the coding sequence ATGGAGATGATGGACGAACTGATCAAGCAGGTCAGCCGCGGTGAACGGGTGAAGTACCTGCCGTTCTGGGGGCACCGCCCGCAGCCGGACGGAAGGCTCGGTCCGAGCTGCCTGAGCCAGTGGTGGCCCGCTTCCTTCACTGTCGGTGACGTCCGTTATGCGACCGCGGAACACTGGATGATGGCCGGCAAGGCCCGGCTCTTCGGCGACGCCGAAGCGGAGCGGGCCGCCGTGGAGGCGAAGAGCCCGGCGGAGGCGAAGAAGGTCGGGCGGCTCGTGCGCGGCTTCGACGACGCGATATGGGTGCGGGAGCGCTTCGCCCTGGTGGTGGAGGGCAGCGTGCACAAGTTCGGCTCCGACCCGGCGCTGCGCGGGTACCTGCTGGGCACCGGGAGCCGGGTGCTGGTGGAGGCGAGCCCGATGGACCGGATCTGGGGCATCGGGCTGGCGGCCGACGACGAGCGCGCCCTGGACCCGGCGCGCTGGCGGGGGCTGAACCTGCTGGGCTTCGCCCTGATGGAGGCCCGCGAGCGGCTGCGCGAGGCGGACGGCGCGGGTCCGGCGTAA
- a CDS encoding NAD(P)/FAD-dependent oxidoreductase, whose product MAPVAMRSVAASLSEAKPVSYWLDDPGKPAAEPALTSDERCDLLVIGGGYSGLWTALIAKERDPGRDVVLIESKEAGWAASGRNGGFCAASLTHGLSNGMARWPGELAKLEELGARNLDAIEEAVARYGIDCDFERTGEIDVATEPHQVEELRELHEDALRLGLADGSEWLDGEAVRAEVDSPTFLAGLWDRDGVAMLNPAKLAWGLKRACLELGVRIYENTRGLKLAQAGAGMTVTTPYGTILARRVALGTNIFPSLVRRVRPFTVPVYDYALMSEPLDEAQLAAIGWKRRQGLGDSANQFHYFRITRDNRILWGGYDAIYPYRGKLDSEYDHRPETYLKLAEHFFTAFPQLEGLKFSHAWGGAIDTCSRFSAFFGTAYSGKVAYAAGYTGLGVGATRFGADVMLDLLDGLSTERTRLEMVKSKPMPFPPEPFAWTGIALTKWSLARADARGGHRNLWLKAMDKLGLGFDS is encoded by the coding sequence ATGGCCCCAGTCGCCATGCGTAGTGTTGCTGCATCACTTTCCGAAGCGAAGCCGGTCTCGTACTGGCTGGACGACCCCGGCAAGCCCGCCGCCGAGCCGGCGCTCACCTCCGACGAGCGCTGCGACCTGCTCGTCATCGGTGGCGGCTACAGCGGACTGTGGACCGCCCTGATCGCCAAGGAGCGCGACCCCGGACGGGACGTCGTCCTGATCGAGAGCAAGGAGGCGGGCTGGGCCGCCTCCGGCCGCAACGGCGGATTCTGCGCCGCCTCCCTCACCCACGGCCTCAGCAACGGAATGGCCCGCTGGCCCGGCGAGCTGGCCAAGCTGGAGGAGCTGGGCGCCCGCAACCTCGACGCCATCGAGGAGGCCGTCGCCCGCTACGGCATCGACTGCGACTTCGAGCGGACGGGCGAGATCGACGTCGCCACCGAACCGCACCAGGTCGAGGAGCTGCGCGAACTGCACGAGGACGCGCTGCGCCTGGGCCTGGCCGACGGCTCGGAATGGCTGGACGGCGAGGCGGTGCGCGCCGAGGTCGACTCGCCGACCTTCCTCGCGGGCCTCTGGGACCGCGACGGCGTCGCCATGCTCAACCCGGCGAAGCTGGCCTGGGGCCTCAAGCGGGCCTGCCTGGAGCTCGGGGTGCGGATCTACGAGAACACCCGCGGCCTGAAGCTGGCCCAGGCCGGTGCCGGGATGACCGTGACGACCCCCTACGGCACGATCCTGGCGCGCCGGGTCGCCCTCGGCACCAACATCTTCCCGTCGCTGGTCCGCCGCGTCCGCCCGTTCACCGTCCCGGTCTACGACTACGCGCTGATGAGCGAGCCGCTCGACGAGGCCCAGCTGGCCGCGATCGGCTGGAAGAGGCGGCAGGGGCTCGGCGACAGCGCCAACCAGTTCCACTACTTCCGCATCACCCGCGACAACCGGATCCTGTGGGGCGGCTACGACGCGATCTACCCCTACCGGGGGAAGCTCGACTCCGAATACGACCACCGCCCCGAGACCTACCTCAAGCTCGCGGAGCACTTCTTCACGGCCTTCCCGCAGCTGGAGGGGCTGAAGTTCAGCCACGCGTGGGGCGGCGCGATCGACACCTGCTCGCGCTTCTCCGCCTTCTTCGGCACCGCGTACTCGGGGAAGGTGGCCTACGCGGCCGGCTACACCGGCCTCGGCGTGGGGGCCACCCGCTTCGGGGCGGACGTGATGCTGGACCTGCTGGACGGGCTCTCCACCGAGCGCACGAGGCTGGAGATGGTCAAGTCCAAGCCGATGCCGTTCCCGCCCGAGCCCTTCGCCTGGACCGGGATCGCGCTCACTAAGTGGTCGCTGGCCCGTGCGGACGCCCGGGGCGGACACCGGAACCTGTGGCTGAAGGCGATGGACAAGCTCGGCCTCGGCTTCGACAGCTAG
- a CDS encoding DUF4190 domain-containing protein: MTDSSPEPRDPWAPPERPAVELGKQQGVPGSPGVSGPPSVHDQPTLAGMPGDQFPPSAPAPAQTATPTPPPMTGPPASAAYGYPAQPGYGYPGDAGYPAQTGHPGYPGYPGYPGHPGQGGYPLPYGAQRSNGFGITALVLGILAVIGCITSFFAVVLGIAAVVFGALGRGKARRGEADNGGMALAGIILGAVGIVLGALMIALMFIGFMDRDAEEDSHYDSPYDNSQVREKV; encoded by the coding sequence ATGACCGACAGCAGTCCCGAGCCGAGAGACCCGTGGGCGCCGCCGGAGCGGCCGGCGGTCGAGCTGGGCAAGCAGCAGGGGGTGCCGGGCTCGCCGGGCGTGTCGGGCCCGCCGTCCGTACACGACCAGCCGACCCTCGCCGGGATGCCCGGCGACCAGTTCCCCCCGTCCGCACCGGCTCCGGCGCAGACGGCGACGCCGACTCCGCCCCCGATGACCGGCCCGCCCGCGTCCGCGGCGTACGGGTATCCGGCCCAGCCGGGCTACGGATACCCCGGCGACGCCGGATACCCCGCCCAGACCGGCCACCCGGGGTATCCCGGTTACCCGGGCTATCCGGGACACCCGGGCCAGGGCGGATACCCGCTGCCCTACGGGGCGCAGCGCAGCAACGGCTTCGGCATCACCGCGCTCGTCCTCGGGATACTCGCGGTCATCGGCTGCATCACCAGCTTTTTCGCCGTGGTGCTCGGGATAGCCGCGGTCGTCTTCGGCGCCCTGGGCCGGGGCAAGGCCCGCCGCGGCGAGGCCGACAACGGCGGGATGGCGCTCGCCGGCATCATCCTGGGCGCGGTCGGCATCGTGCTGGGCGCCCTGATGATCGCGCTCATGTTCATCGGCTTCATGGACCGGGATGCCGAAGAGGACTCGCACTACGACAGCCCGTACGACAACTCGCAGGTGCGCGAGAAGGTCTGA
- a CDS encoding spermidine/putrescine ABC transporter substrate-binding protein: MEQFEPDRLSAAQLAAMRRSLDSGRGALTRRSLLRASGVGALTLGGLSALAGCGIPPAKREGDAAVASDDHSDREKEINFSNWTEYMDTSEDEKSRPTLEEFTKRTGIKVKYTEDINDNVEFFGKIRPQLAAGQDTGRDLIVVTDWLAARIIRLGWAQKLDPAHLPHAYANLIPQFRTPDWDPGRSYSYPWTGIDTVIAYNEKATGGKKVDSVTQLLDDPSLKGRVGFLTEMRDSVGMTLLDQGKDPATFTTADFDEAIGRLQKGVDKNQIRRFTGNDYTSDLDKGDIAACLAWAGDVIQLQAGNPDIKYAIPAPGYITSSDNLLVPAKARHKANAEKLIDFYYEPEIAAQLAAYISYVCPVEGVKDELAKIDPALADNPLIVPDKAMAAKAHAFRSLTSEEETAYEEKFAKLIGA, encoded by the coding sequence ATGGAGCAGTTCGAGCCCGACCGCCTCTCGGCGGCGCAACTCGCCGCGATGCGGCGCAGCCTTGACAGCGGGCGCGGCGCCCTCACCCGCCGCTCGCTGCTGCGCGCCTCCGGAGTCGGAGCGCTCACCCTGGGAGGGCTGTCCGCCCTCGCCGGGTGCGGGATCCCGCCCGCCAAACGCGAGGGCGACGCGGCAGTGGCCTCCGACGACCACTCGGACCGGGAGAAGGAGATCAACTTCTCCAACTGGACCGAGTACATGGACACCAGCGAGGACGAGAAGAGCCGTCCCACGCTGGAGGAGTTCACCAAGCGGACCGGCATCAAGGTCAAGTACACCGAGGACATCAACGACAACGTCGAGTTCTTCGGCAAGATCCGCCCCCAGCTCGCGGCCGGCCAGGACACCGGCCGCGACCTGATCGTGGTCACCGACTGGCTCGCCGCCCGCATCATCCGCCTCGGCTGGGCGCAGAAGCTGGACCCCGCGCACCTCCCGCACGCCTACGCCAACCTGATCCCGCAGTTCCGCACCCCCGACTGGGACCCGGGGCGGTCCTACAGCTACCCCTGGACCGGCATCGACACCGTCATCGCCTACAACGAGAAGGCGACCGGCGGCAAGAAGGTCGACTCCGTCACCCAGCTGCTCGACGACCCCTCCCTCAAGGGCCGCGTCGGCTTCCTCACCGAGATGCGCGACAGCGTCGGCATGACCCTGCTCGACCAGGGCAAGGACCCGGCCACCTTCACCACCGCCGACTTCGACGAGGCCATCGGCCGGCTCCAGAAGGGCGTGGACAAGAACCAGATCCGCCGCTTCACCGGCAACGACTACACCTCGGACCTCGACAAGGGCGACATCGCCGCCTGCCTCGCGTGGGCCGGTGACGTCATCCAGCTCCAGGCCGGCAACCCGGACATCAAGTACGCCATCCCCGCCCCCGGCTACATCACCTCCAGCGACAACCTGCTGGTCCCCGCGAAGGCCCGGCACAAGGCCAACGCGGAGAAGCTCATCGACTTCTACTACGAGCCCGAGATCGCCGCACAGCTGGCCGCGTACATCAGCTACGTCTGCCCGGTCGAGGGCGTCAAGGACGAGCTGGCCAAGATCGACCCGGCGCTCGCGGACAACCCCCTGATCGTCCCGGACAAGGCGATGGCCGCCAAGGCCCACGCCTTCCGCTCGCTCACCAGCGAGGAAGAGACGGCGTACGAGGAGAAGTTCGCCAAGCTCATCGGCGCCTGA
- a CDS encoding ABC transporter ATP-binding protein — MTDKTAGGDVRLSGISKHYGTFTAVHPLDLTIPQGSFFALLGASGCGKTTTLRMIAGLEEPSTGTVHLGDREVTDLQPYKRPVNTVFQSYALFPHLSIFENVAFGLRRRGIKSVKKQVDDMLELVQLGQFAQRKPHQLSGGQQQRVAVARALINHPQVLLLDEPLGALDLKLRRQMQLELKRIQTEVGITFVHVTHDQEEAMTMADTVAVMNGGRVEQLGAPAELYENPGTTFVANFLGTSNLIEASVDSTGSEVVVSASGTKLRLPAARCSTTPRAGGKLLVGVRPEKVSLVPAEEEDTIAAGRNKITGRIAASSFIGVSTQFVIDSPVCPELEVYVQNIERDGRLVPGAEVVLHWNPEHTFGLDAAQDIDAGIETVEESA; from the coding sequence ATGACTGACAAGACCGCGGGCGGCGACGTCCGCCTCTCCGGGATCAGCAAGCACTACGGGACCTTCACCGCCGTGCACCCGCTGGACCTCACCATCCCCCAGGGCTCCTTCTTCGCGCTGCTCGGCGCCTCCGGCTGCGGGAAGACCACCACCCTGCGCATGATCGCCGGCCTGGAGGAGCCCTCCACCGGCACGGTGCACCTCGGCGACCGGGAAGTCACCGACCTGCAGCCGTACAAGCGCCCGGTCAACACGGTCTTCCAGAGCTACGCGCTCTTCCCGCACCTGAGCATCTTCGAGAACGTCGCCTTCGGGCTGCGCCGCCGCGGCATCAAGTCGGTCAAGAAGCAGGTCGACGACATGCTGGAGCTGGTCCAGCTCGGCCAGTTCGCCCAGCGCAAGCCGCACCAGCTCTCCGGCGGCCAGCAGCAGCGCGTCGCCGTCGCCCGCGCCCTGATCAACCACCCCCAGGTACTCCTCCTCGACGAGCCGCTCGGCGCCCTCGACCTCAAGCTGCGCCGCCAGATGCAGCTGGAGCTCAAGCGGATCCAGACCGAGGTCGGCATCACCTTCGTCCACGTCACGCACGACCAGGAGGAGGCCATGACCATGGCCGACACGGTCGCGGTGATGAACGGCGGCCGCGTCGAGCAGCTGGGCGCCCCCGCCGAGCTGTACGAGAACCCGGGCACCACCTTCGTGGCCAACTTCCTCGGCACCTCGAACCTCATCGAGGCGTCGGTGGACTCCACCGGCTCCGAGGTCGTCGTCTCCGCCTCGGGTACGAAGCTCCGGCTGCCCGCGGCCCGATGTTCGACCACCCCCCGCGCCGGCGGAAAGCTCCTGGTCGGCGTGCGCCCGGAGAAGGTGTCCCTGGTCCCGGCCGAGGAGGAGGACACCATCGCGGCCGGCCGCAACAAGATCACCGGCCGGATAGCCGCCTCCTCCTTCATCGGAGTCTCCACCCAGTTCGTCATAGACAGCCCCGTCTGCCCCGAGCTGGAGGTCTACGTCCAGAACATCGAGCGCGACGGCCGCCTGGTCCCCGGCGCCGAGGTGGTCCTGCACTGGAACCCGGAGCACACCTTCGGCCTCGACGCGGCCCAGGACATCGACGCGGGCATCGAGACGGTGGAGGAGAGCGCATGA
- a CDS encoding TROVE domain-containing protein, with the protein MARFNLRASKSAPLSPVSPVRSTGPARTAQGGPGHLRDPRSELFLLAVANLVTQRTAYESGEERDDRFAALVRTLAARDPLWTAGLLGWLRGEANMRTASLVGAAEYVKARLDAGVTEGPSNRQVVDSVLRRADEPGELLAYWTATYGRNVPKPVKRGIADAVRRLYSATSLLKYDTDSKAYRFGDVLNLVHASPDPAKPWQGELFRHALDRRHNPQDARVPAGNRTLVAHRALMELPVAERRAVVLAPDGAERLAAAGMTWESLAGWLQGPMDSDAWEAVIPSMGAMALLRNLRNFDRAGVSDTVAAQVAARICDPEAVARSRQFPFRYLAAYQHASSLRWSYPLEQALGHSLANVPALAGRTLVLVDRSGSMWSPLSDRSELNRADAAAVFAAALALRAEQADLVQFGTTSEAVPYRRGESVLKVLDRFGQLGGTYTAKAVKEHYDGHDRVLIVTDEQAASYRLGGDPTAEVPDAVPVYTWNLAGYRVGHAPSGSANRHAFGGLTDGAFRMVSLIEAGRDADWPWAS; encoded by the coding sequence ATGGCTCGTTTCAACCTGCGCGCGTCCAAGTCGGCGCCTCTCTCGCCCGTTTCGCCGGTGCGCTCCACCGGCCCCGCCCGTACCGCTCAGGGCGGCCCGGGCCACCTGCGCGACCCGCGCTCCGAGCTGTTCCTGCTCGCCGTCGCCAACCTCGTGACGCAGCGGACCGCGTACGAGAGCGGCGAGGAGCGTGACGACCGGTTCGCGGCGCTCGTGCGGACCCTCGCCGCCCGGGATCCCCTCTGGACCGCCGGTCTGCTGGGCTGGCTCCGCGGGGAGGCGAACATGCGGACCGCCTCGCTCGTCGGCGCCGCCGAGTACGTGAAGGCACGGCTCGACGCGGGCGTCACCGAAGGGCCTTCGAACCGTCAGGTGGTCGACTCCGTACTGCGGCGTGCGGACGAGCCCGGTGAGTTGCTGGCCTACTGGACGGCGACGTACGGACGCAACGTGCCCAAGCCCGTCAAGCGCGGAATCGCCGACGCGGTACGCCGGCTCTACTCCGCCACCTCGCTCCTGAAGTACGACACCGACTCCAAGGCCTACCGCTTCGGCGACGTCCTCAACCTCGTGCACGCCTCGCCCGACCCGGCCAAGCCCTGGCAGGGCGAGCTGTTCCGCCACGCCCTCGACCGCAGGCACAACCCGCAGGACGCGCGGGTCCCGGCGGGCAACCGCACCCTGGTCGCCCACCGGGCTCTGATGGAGCTGCCGGTCGCCGAACGACGCGCCGTGGTCCTCGCCCCGGACGGCGCCGAGCGGCTCGCTGCGGCGGGCATGACCTGGGAGTCGCTGGCCGGTTGGCTGCAGGGGCCGATGGACTCGGACGCATGGGAGGCGGTCATCCCGTCCATGGGTGCGATGGCGCTGCTGCGCAACCTGCGGAACTTCGACCGGGCCGGGGTCTCGGACACGGTGGCCGCTCAGGTCGCGGCGAGGATCTGCGACCCGGAGGCCGTCGCCCGGTCCCGGCAGTTCCCCTTCCGCTATCTGGCCGCCTATCAGCACGCCTCCTCGCTGCGCTGGTCGTACCCGCTGGAGCAGGCGCTCGGCCACTCGCTGGCCAACGTACCGGCGCTGGCGGGCCGGACCCTGGTCCTCGTCGACCGGTCCGGGTCGATGTGGTCGCCGCTGTCGGACCGCTCCGAGCTCAACCGGGCGGACGCCGCGGCCGTTTTCGCAGCGGCGCTGGCGCTGCGGGCCGAGCAGGCCGACCTGGTTCAGTTCGGCACGACCAGCGAGGCGGTCCCGTACCGGCGCGGCGAGTCCGTGCTGAAGGTGCTGGACCGGTTCGGGCAGCTCGGCGGGACCTACACGGCCAAGGCGGTGAAGGAGCACTACGACGGCCACGACCGGGTGCTGATCGTCACCGACGAGCAGGCCGCCTCGTACCGCCTCGGCGGCGATCCGACGGCCGAGGTGCCGGACGCGGTTCCGGTCTACACCTGGAACCTGGCCGGCTACCGGGTGGGGCACGCGCCCTCCGGTTCCGCGAACCGGCACGCCTTCGGCGGGCTCACGGACGGGGCCTTCCGGATGGTGTCCCTGATCGAGGCGGGCCGGGACGCCGACTGGCCCTGGGCTTCCTGA
- a CDS encoding gamma-aminobutyraldehyde dehydrogenase, with the protein MGNRFQVKDRFADGAQYIDGQLRSGTSGRSHTVVDPATGDEVLTYELASTADVDEAVAAAKRAFPGWSGATPGERSDALHRLAAVLAEQAEDFAYAESLQCGKPIKLSTEFDVPGTIDNTAFFAGAARHLQGQAAAEYSGDHTSYVRREAIGVVGSIAPWNYPLQMAAWKILPAIAAGNTIVLKPAELTPLTSLMFAQAAKDAGLPDGVINIVTGAGREAGEHLVGHPDVVMTSFTGSTAVGKRVAEIATATVKRLHLELGGKAPFLVFDDADLEAAAHGAVAASLINTGQDCTAATRAYVQRPLHDAFVSRVAELMEGVRLGDPFAPTTDLGPLVSHAQRDRVAAFVERARAYASVVTGGETPAGDLAGGAYYRPTLITGAAQDSEVVQSEIFGPVLVVLPFDTDDEGLALANDTPYGLAASAWSRDLYRANRATREIKAGCVWINDHIPIISEMPHGGYKASGFGKDMSTYSFEEYTQVKHVMYDNTAVAEKDWHRTIFGDRP; encoded by the coding sequence ATGGGCAACCGCTTCCAGGTCAAAGACCGCTTCGCGGACGGCGCGCAGTACATCGACGGGCAACTGAGGTCCGGCACCTCCGGACGGTCACACACGGTGGTCGATCCGGCCACCGGAGACGAGGTCCTCACCTACGAGCTCGCGAGCACCGCGGACGTGGACGAGGCCGTCGCCGCCGCCAAGCGTGCCTTCCCCGGCTGGTCCGGCGCCACCCCCGGCGAGCGTTCGGACGCCCTGCACCGGCTGGCGGCCGTCCTGGCCGAGCAGGCGGAGGACTTCGCGTACGCCGAGTCCCTCCAGTGCGGCAAGCCGATCAAGCTGTCCACGGAGTTCGACGTACCGGGGACCATCGACAACACCGCCTTCTTCGCGGGCGCGGCCCGGCACCTCCAAGGGCAGGCGGCCGCCGAGTACTCGGGCGACCACACCTCGTACGTACGCCGTGAGGCCATCGGGGTCGTCGGCTCGATCGCGCCCTGGAACTACCCGCTCCAGATGGCCGCCTGGAAGATCCTCCCGGCGATCGCCGCGGGCAACACCATCGTCCTCAAGCCCGCCGAGCTCACCCCGCTGACCTCCCTGATGTTCGCGCAGGCGGCCAAGGACGCGGGCCTGCCCGACGGCGTGATCAACATCGTCACCGGCGCCGGCCGCGAAGCCGGAGAGCACCTGGTGGGCCACCCCGACGTGGTGATGACCTCCTTCACCGGTTCGACCGCCGTCGGCAAGCGGGTCGCCGAGATCGCCACCGCCACCGTCAAGCGGCTCCACCTGGAGCTCGGCGGCAAGGCCCCCTTCCTGGTCTTCGACGACGCCGATCTGGAGGCCGCGGCCCACGGCGCCGTCGCCGCCTCCCTCATCAACACCGGCCAGGACTGCACGGCCGCCACCCGCGCCTACGTCCAGCGCCCCCTGCACGACGCCTTCGTCTCCCGGGTGGCCGAGCTGATGGAGGGCGTCCGCCTCGGCGACCCCTTCGCGCCCACGACCGACCTGGGCCCCCTGGTCTCGCACGCCCAGCGCGACCGGGTCGCCGCCTTCGTCGAGCGCGCCCGCGCGTACGCCAGCGTCGTCACCGGCGGCGAGACCCCGGCCGGGGACCTGGCCGGGGGCGCGTACTACCGGCCCACCCTCATCACCGGCGCCGCCCAGGACAGCGAGGTGGTCCAGTCCGAGATCTTCGGCCCGGTCCTCGTCGTCCTGCCCTTCGACACCGACGACGAGGGCCTCGCGCTGGCCAACGACACCCCGTACGGACTCGCGGCCTCCGCCTGGAGCCGTGACCTCTACCGGGCGAACCGGGCCACCCGCGAGATCAAGGCGGGCTGCGTCTGGATCAACGACCACATTCCGATCATCAGCGAGATGCCCCACGGGGGCTACAAGGCCAGCGGCTTCGGAAAGGACATGTCGACCTACTCCTTCGAGGAGTACACGCAGGTCAAGCACGTGATGTACGACAACACGGCGGTAGCCGAGAAGGACTGGCACCGCACGATCTTCGGGGACCGTCCGTAA
- a CDS encoding ABC transporter permease, translating to MRNPLTWLRRNLVVIAGLGTLAYMILPNVVVTVFSFNNPTGRFNYAWQEFSLDAWKDPCGVADMCGSLSLSLQIALWSTLVATALGTAIAFALVRYRFRARGAVNSLIFLPMAMPEIVMAASLLALFLNMGIQLGFWTILIAHIMFCLSFVVAAVKARVLSMDPRLEEAARDLYAGPVQTFVRVTLPIAAPGIAAGALLSFALSFDDFIITNFNSGNTVTFPMFVWGSAQRGTPVQINVIGTAMFVIAVLVVLAGQMVGNRRKKAQPK from the coding sequence ATGCGCAATCCCCTCACCTGGCTGCGGCGCAACCTGGTCGTCATCGCGGGCCTCGGCACGCTCGCGTACATGATCCTGCCGAACGTCGTCGTCACCGTCTTCTCCTTCAACAACCCCACCGGGCGGTTCAACTACGCCTGGCAGGAGTTCTCCCTCGACGCGTGGAAGGACCCCTGCGGCGTCGCCGACATGTGCGGCTCCCTGTCCCTCTCGCTCCAGATCGCGCTCTGGTCCACCCTGGTCGCGACCGCGCTGGGCACCGCGATCGCCTTCGCGCTCGTGCGCTACCGCTTCCGGGCACGCGGCGCGGTCAACTCGCTGATCTTCCTGCCGATGGCCATGCCCGAGATCGTGATGGCGGCCTCGCTGCTCGCCCTCTTCCTCAACATGGGCATCCAGCTGGGCTTCTGGACGATCCTGATCGCCCACATCATGTTCTGCCTCAGCTTCGTCGTCGCCGCCGTCAAGGCGCGTGTCCTGTCCATGGACCCGCGGCTGGAGGAGGCTGCCCGCGACCTCTACGCCGGCCCGGTGCAGACCTTCGTACGGGTCACGCTGCCGATCGCGGCACCCGGTATCGCGGCGGGCGCGCTGCTCTCCTTCGCGCTCTCCTTCGACGACTTCATCATCACCAACTTCAACTCGGGCAACACCGTCACCTTCCCCATGTTCGTGTGGGGCTCGGCCCAGCGCGGTACGCCCGTGCAGATCAACGTCATCGGTACGGCGATGTTCGTCATCGCGGTGCTGGTGGTCCTCGCCGGCCAGATGGTCGGCAACCGCCGCAAGAAGGCACAACCGAAGTAA